In a genomic window of Polycladomyces abyssicola:
- a CDS encoding MBL fold metallo-hydrolase: protein MRFSILASGSTGNAVYVETDEIRLLVDAGLSGKQLEQHLKTIGVDPASIQALLVSHEHIDHVKGLGVFSRRYNIPVYMNEPTWQALPSSVGSIDERNRRVFETGTTWGIGNLTIHTFPVSHDAAEPVGFRFEHAGHVLALVTDTGYVNQRIKDVVSGSDVLIFESNHDVEMLRMGAYPWNVKRRILSDVGHLSNEDAGEALADILTGNGEDVYLAHLSRDNNLTELAHMTVKQMLEEAEFTVGRHVRLWETRHDQPTPLRPVLKKRS from the coding sequence ATGCGGTTTAGCATACTGGCCAGCGGGAGCACCGGCAACGCCGTGTATGTGGAAACGGATGAAATCCGTTTGCTGGTAGATGCGGGACTCAGCGGCAAACAACTGGAACAACACCTGAAAACCATCGGTGTAGACCCCGCTTCCATCCAAGCCCTGCTTGTCTCACATGAACACATCGATCATGTGAAAGGGCTGGGGGTGTTTTCCCGTCGATACAACATACCAGTATATATGAATGAACCCACTTGGCAGGCCCTGCCTTCCAGCGTGGGGTCGATCGACGAACGTAACCGTCGCGTGTTCGAAACCGGTACCACATGGGGAATCGGCAACCTGACCATCCACACCTTCCCCGTGTCCCACGATGCCGCCGAACCGGTCGGCTTTCGTTTTGAGCATGCCGGTCACGTGTTGGCCCTGGTGACTGATACCGGATACGTCAACCAGCGCATCAAGGATGTCGTGTCTGGGTCGGACGTCCTGATCTTCGAAAGCAATCACGACGTGGAGATGCTGCGGATGGGCGCATATCCGTGGAATGTGAAACGCCGGATATTGAGTGACGTCGGCCATCTGTCCAACGAAGACGCGGGCGAAGCGTTGGCGGACATCTTGACGGGGAATGGAGAGGACGTATATCTGGCACATTTGAGTCGGGACAACAATCTGACGGAATTGGCCCATATGACAGTGAAGCAAATGTTGGAGGAAGCCGAATTTACCGTCGGGCGTCATGTACGGCTGTGGGAAACCCGTCACGATCAACCCACTCCGCTCCGCCCCGTGTTGAAAAAACGGTCTTAA
- a CDS encoding S1C family serine protease encodes MNHGGGPQPPEPPPPAGNGGSGNRGNGPRRASIWLIALVSGLIGGLLVLLLMPALAQSGWLSPYAANDRQLQNVPGTQKNVSVRVNSDIINAAKKVRPAVVGVVNLQETGDPFNPGTVQKGTGSGIIFEKVGGKVRIITNNHVIEGAQKVQVVLPKDNGGAKLTAKILGADPVTDLAVLEIPARGIKTIATLGNSDTLQPGEPAIAIGNPLGLDFSQSVTVGVISSTKRSIQVNETTAIDVIQTDAAINPGNSGGALVNVAGQVIGINTLKIAEQGVEGLGFAIPINEAKPIIQDLIQHGRVIRPYLGISLMDLDALPEEYWAELQLPDDVKSGILIRDVQPGTPADQAGLEPHDVIVAVDGKPVRTAAAFRKYLYTNKKVGDTITVTYYRGNSKQSATVRLSEQPAP; translated from the coding sequence ATGAACCACGGTGGCGGGCCGCAACCGCCGGAACCACCACCCCCTGCCGGAAACGGTGGATCAGGGAATCGGGGGAACGGGCCGCGGCGGGCATCCATTTGGCTGATCGCCCTTGTGTCCGGGTTGATCGGCGGTTTGCTGGTGTTGTTATTGATGCCGGCTCTGGCGCAAAGCGGCTGGCTGTCTCCGTATGCTGCCAATGACCGGCAATTGCAAAACGTTCCAGGGACACAGAAAAATGTCAGCGTACGCGTCAACTCAGACATCATCAATGCCGCCAAAAAAGTGCGCCCGGCGGTGGTGGGTGTGGTCAACCTGCAAGAAACCGGTGATCCATTCAACCCGGGAACCGTGCAAAAAGGAACGGGATCGGGGATCATCTTCGAAAAAGTCGGCGGCAAGGTGCGCATTATCACCAACAACCATGTGATTGAAGGCGCACAAAAAGTGCAGGTGGTTCTGCCCAAGGACAACGGTGGCGCCAAATTGACGGCCAAGATACTGGGGGCCGATCCGGTCACGGATCTGGCGGTGTTGGAAATTCCGGCACGCGGGATCAAAACCATTGCGACGCTGGGCAATTCCGACACGTTACAACCCGGGGAACCGGCCATTGCGATCGGCAACCCCTTGGGACTCGACTTTTCCCAATCGGTCACCGTGGGGGTTATCAGCTCCACCAAACGCTCGATTCAAGTAAATGAAACGACGGCAATCGACGTGATCCAAACCGACGCGGCCATCAACCCCGGCAACAGCGGGGGCGCCCTCGTCAACGTAGCGGGGCAGGTGATCGGTATCAATACACTGAAAATCGCGGAACAGGGTGTGGAGGGGCTCGGTTTCGCCATTCCGATCAATGAAGCCAAGCCGATCATTCAGGATCTGATCCAACATGGCCGGGTGATTCGCCCTTACCTGGGGATCAGCCTCATGGATTTGGATGCCTTGCCCGAGGAATATTGGGCGGAACTGCAACTGCCCGACGACGTGAAATCGGGCATCCTGATCCGGGATGTACAACCGGGAACACCGGCTGACCAGGCGGGATTGGAACCACACGATGTCATCGTGGCCGTAGATGGCAAACCGGTACGTACCGCTGCGGCATTCCGGAAATACCTCTACACCAACAAAAAGGTGGGCGACACGATCACAGTCACGTACTACCGCGGCAACAGCAAACAGTCGGCTACGGTCCGTTTGTCAGAGCAACCCGCACCGTAA
- a CDS encoding CxxH/CxxC protein: MPESSYRFACEAHMDVVIDGIVDDFAVAPTILPWPDQTVRTESPAVCHWCGKSADYVLTWTTDS, translated from the coding sequence TTGCCGGAATCCTCATATCGATTTGCCTGCGAAGCACACATGGATGTGGTGATCGACGGAATCGTCGATGATTTCGCAGTCGCACCCACCATTTTACCTTGGCCGGATCAAACTGTCCGTACGGAATCCCCCGCTGTGTGCCACTGGTGTGGCAAATCGGCCGACTATGTACTGACTTGGACAACAGATTCATAA
- the rlmH gene encoding 23S rRNA (pseudouridine(1915)-N(3))-methyltransferase RlmH produces the protein MNIQIIAVGKLKERYLKQGIDEYAKRLSAYAKLDMVEVAEEHARDPVSEAEAEIIKNKEGERILKRIHPDAYVIALAIDGKSMSSEQLSAHLDRLGTYGTNRIAFVIGGSYGLSGEVLQRADLLLSFSKMTFPHQLMRLILLEQIYRAFKISRGETYHK, from the coding sequence GTGAACATTCAAATCATCGCCGTGGGGAAACTGAAAGAACGTTACCTCAAACAAGGGATTGATGAGTATGCCAAACGCCTGTCCGCCTACGCCAAACTGGACATGGTGGAAGTGGCGGAGGAACATGCCCGCGATCCGGTCAGTGAAGCGGAAGCGGAAATCATCAAGAACAAGGAAGGAGAGCGCATTCTGAAACGAATTCATCCCGATGCCTATGTGATTGCGCTGGCCATCGATGGGAAATCGATGTCCTCCGAGCAATTGTCCGCCCATCTCGATCGGTTGGGTACCTACGGAACCAACCGGATCGCTTTCGTCATCGGTGGATCTTACGGGTTATCCGGGGAAGTGCTTCAGCGCGCCGACCTGCTCCTTTCCTTCTCCAAGATGACCTTTCCCCACCAACTCATGCGCTTGATTTTGTTGGAGCAGATTTACCGCGCGTTCAAAATCAGCCGGGGAGAGACGTATCACAAATGA
- a CDS encoding adenylosuccinate synthase: protein MSTVVVVGTQWGDEGKGKITDFLAEKAEVVARYQGGNNAGHTIVFGGKRYKLHLIPSGIFYSDKICVLGNGMVLNPEALVEELDYLHQNGVSTDNLRISDRAHVIMPYHLKLDKAEETRKGAGKIGTTGKGIGPAYMDKAARIGIRVADLLDKDIFAEKLKRNLEEKNRLLERFYDMTGFDFDEVYQRYLACADRIRPYVTDTSVVLNDAIDQGRRVLFEGAQGVMLDIDQGTYPFVTSSNPVAGGVCIGSGVGPTKIHQVIGVAKAYTTRVGDGPFPTELHNEIGDRIREIGREYGTTTGRPRRVGWFDSVVVRHARRVSGITGLSLNSIDVLTGLETVKICKAYRYKGKIIENYPANLEVLKDCEPVYEELPGWKEDITKVRSYHELPLAAQHYVERITQLTGIPLAIFSVGPDRDQTIQVRPVYA from the coding sequence ATGTCGACGGTGGTCGTGGTCGGCACGCAGTGGGGAGATGAAGGGAAAGGAAAAATCACCGATTTCCTCGCTGAGAAAGCCGAAGTAGTGGCACGATACCAAGGCGGTAACAATGCGGGACACACCATTGTGTTCGGAGGAAAACGTTACAAACTGCACTTGATCCCTTCCGGCATTTTTTACTCGGACAAAATTTGTGTGCTGGGTAACGGAATGGTGCTCAATCCCGAAGCGTTAGTGGAGGAGCTGGATTATCTGCACCAAAATGGCGTGTCCACGGACAATTTGCGCATCTCCGATCGCGCGCACGTGATCATGCCGTACCATCTCAAATTGGATAAGGCCGAGGAAACGCGGAAAGGTGCGGGTAAAATCGGCACCACCGGTAAAGGGATCGGTCCTGCTTACATGGACAAAGCGGCGCGGATCGGCATTCGCGTAGCCGATCTGTTGGACAAAGACATTTTTGCCGAGAAGCTGAAACGGAATTTGGAAGAGAAAAACCGCTTGCTGGAGCGGTTCTACGATATGACCGGCTTTGATTTCGATGAGGTGTACCAACGGTATCTCGCCTGTGCGGATCGGATTCGTCCGTATGTGACGGATACATCGGTTGTATTGAATGATGCGATCGATCAAGGGCGTCGTGTGCTGTTTGAAGGGGCACAAGGTGTCATGCTGGATATCGACCAAGGGACGTATCCTTTCGTGACTTCGTCCAACCCTGTGGCGGGCGGTGTTTGCATCGGCTCCGGAGTGGGTCCGACCAAGATCCATCAGGTGATCGGGGTAGCCAAGGCGTATACCACCCGCGTGGGTGACGGCCCGTTCCCGACGGAATTGCACAATGAGATCGGTGATCGCATCCGGGAGATCGGGCGCGAATACGGAACCACCACCGGGCGTCCGCGTCGGGTGGGTTGGTTTGACAGTGTTGTGGTCCGTCATGCACGCCGCGTCAGCGGCATTACCGGACTGTCGCTCAATTCGATCGACGTGCTCACCGGTTTGGAAACAGTGAAAATCTGTAAGGCCTATCGATACAAAGGGAAAATCATCGAAAACTATCCGGCCAATCTGGAAGTATTGAAGGATTGCGAACCGGTCTATGAGGAATTGCCTGGCTGGAAAGAGGATATCACCAAAGTGCGCAGTTACCATGAACTTCCGCTGGCTGCTCAACACTACGTGGAACGGATTACCCAATTGACCGGAATTCCGCTGGCTATCTTCTCGGTGGGACCGGATCGGGATCAGACGATTCAGGTGCGACCCGTCTATGCGTGA
- the dnaB gene encoding replicative DNA helicase, which yields MSELFADRLPPHNLEAEQAVLGAILIDPSSLVTVTERLRPEDFYRQGHQRLFQVMIELSERGEPLDLVTITSELQDRKLLEEVGGVSYLTELAEVVPTSANVEYYSRIVEEKSILRRLIRTATQIASAGYSGGAEVAEILDEAEKQILDISQRRHRNGFVPIHDILMETYEHIEKLHYKKGELTGIPTGYTDLDRMTSGLQPSDLIIIAARPSMGKTAFALNLAQNVAIRSKLPVAIFNLEMSAPQLVMRMLAAEGNIDAQAFRTGNLTEEDWEKLTMAISTLSEAPIFIDDTPGVTVFDIRSKLRRLQAEHGLGLVLIDYLQLISGRGGESRQQEISEISRSLKLMARELNVPVIALSQLSRAVEQRQDKRPMLSDLRESGSIEQDADVVAFLYRDDYYNEDSEKKNILEVIIGKQRNGPVGKVELLFLKNYNKFLSLDLRHGEPSI from the coding sequence ATGAGTGAGTTGTTTGCAGACCGTCTCCCTCCTCACAATCTTGAGGCGGAACAGGCTGTTCTGGGTGCCATCTTGATTGATCCATCCTCGTTGGTGACGGTGACGGAGCGGCTTCGGCCCGAGGATTTTTACAGACAGGGGCATCAACGGCTGTTTCAGGTGATGATTGAGCTGTCGGAACGGGGAGAACCGCTCGATCTGGTGACGATCACATCCGAGCTGCAGGACCGGAAGCTGTTGGAAGAAGTGGGTGGTGTCAGCTATCTGACCGAGCTGGCCGAAGTCGTGCCCACATCTGCCAACGTGGAATACTATTCGCGCATTGTGGAGGAAAAATCGATTCTTCGCCGGCTGATTCGGACGGCGACGCAGATCGCTTCCGCAGGGTATTCCGGTGGTGCGGAAGTGGCCGAGATTCTCGATGAGGCGGAAAAACAGATCCTGGACATCTCCCAAAGACGTCACCGCAATGGATTCGTGCCGATCCACGACATCCTGATGGAGACGTATGAACACATTGAGAAATTGCATTACAAAAAAGGGGAATTGACCGGGATTCCCACCGGATATACTGATTTAGACCGGATGACATCCGGTTTGCAACCGTCCGATCTGATCATCATCGCCGCCCGACCCAGTATGGGAAAGACAGCGTTTGCCCTCAACCTCGCACAAAATGTGGCGATTCGCTCCAAACTGCCCGTCGCTATTTTCAATCTGGAGATGTCGGCACCCCAATTGGTGATGCGGATGCTCGCAGCGGAGGGCAATATCGACGCCCAGGCATTCCGGACGGGCAATCTGACGGAGGAGGATTGGGAAAAGCTGACGATGGCGATCAGCACATTATCGGAAGCGCCCATCTTCATCGATGATACGCCTGGGGTGACTGTGTTCGATATCCGTTCCAAACTGCGTCGGTTGCAGGCGGAACATGGACTGGGTCTGGTACTGATCGACTATTTGCAGTTGATCTCCGGTCGAGGAGGGGAAAGCCGGCAACAGGAAATCTCCGAAATCTCCCGCTCTCTCAAGTTGATGGCACGGGAATTGAATGTGCCGGTTATTGCACTGTCCCAGTTGTCGCGTGCGGTGGAACAGCGTCAGGACAAGCGACCGATGCTGTCCGACCTCAGGGAATCCGGTTCGATCGAGCAGGATGCGGACGTGGTGGCGTTTTTGTACCGGGACGATTATTACAACGAGGACTCCGAGAAGAAAAACATCTTGGAAGTCATTATCGGTAAACAACGGAACGGCCCCGTCGGCAAGGTGGAATTGCTGTTCCTCAAAAACTACAACAAATTTCTCAGCCTGGATCTGCGCCACGGCGAGCCGTCGATCTAG
- the rplI gene encoding 50S ribosomal protein L9 — protein MKVIFQQDVKGQGKKGEIKEVSEGYARNFLFPRKLAVEATEGNLRAWKDQKRREEARQQQERQQAQALAEKLKDLQVTIRAKAGEGGRLFGAVTSKQISEQLKQAHGLKVDKKKILLEEPIRSLGVTRVPVKLHPEVTATVAVHVVEE, from the coding sequence ATGAAAGTCATATTCCAGCAAGATGTCAAAGGTCAAGGAAAAAAAGGGGAGATCAAGGAAGTCTCCGAAGGATATGCGCGCAATTTCCTGTTTCCACGGAAGCTGGCCGTGGAAGCGACCGAGGGCAATCTGAGAGCCTGGAAAGATCAGAAACGACGGGAAGAAGCCCGACAACAACAAGAACGGCAACAAGCCCAAGCGTTGGCTGAAAAATTAAAGGATCTTCAAGTCACCATCCGCGCCAAAGCGGGGGAAGGCGGCCGGCTGTTCGGTGCCGTGACTTCCAAGCAAATCAGTGAACAATTGAAACAGGCACACGGACTGAAAGTAGATAAGAAAAAGATCCTGCTGGAAGAACCGATTCGTTCGCTCGGCGTCACACGGGTTCCGGTGAAACTGCATCCGGAAGTGACGGCGACCGTGGCCGTCCACGTGGTGGAAGAATGA
- a CDS encoding DHH family phosphoesterase, with product MPKFITQRWHGLHMVLSMCFSLILIALLSIYRWEYGVMGLTLFFFIALMLVRAERVFRQEFSQYVLTLSKRVKGATQEAIDHLPVGILLYDRERRIEWHNPFVRHMIQKEELIGTSLDELLPVLKSAEKKEEEPFTVEIGDRTFEVIHRRKERLYYFRDVTELARLQERYEQERVVIGLMHLDNFDEAGQGMNDQERTLLLTEVTGAISRWALKHDISLRRYDTDRFLLILEQRGLNQLMKSRFDILDEVREKTRQNKIPITLSIGLAVTGDTMIERTQNAQAALDIALARGGDQAAVHNGERIVFFGGKTNAVEKRTRVRARVISHALGNLIRDSERVLIMGHTEPDMDALGAAIGVLRAVRQNDRTGYIVLDEDDHNPGIERLLEAIEKHDYLRERIVTPERALQMVNDTTLVILVDTHKPSLAIEPRLLDRAERVVVIDHHRRGEEFVRDPVLVYLEPYASSTCELVTELLQYQKDRTVMDTLEATALFAGIVVDTKSFAFRSGSRTFEAASFLRQHGADLAMVQTLLKEDLDRFVKRAEIVKNTEVVYDKIAIATGEEGERYDQILIAQSADTLLNMHGIRAAFVVCERDDGKVAISARSQGDINVQVVMEEMGGGGHLTNAAVQLENVTISEARERLLKILEKVHEEGSDAE from the coding sequence ATGCCGAAATTTATCACTCAGCGCTGGCACGGGTTACACATGGTGCTGTCCATGTGTTTCAGCCTGATTTTGATCGCGCTTCTCTCCATCTACCGTTGGGAATACGGCGTAATGGGGCTCACCCTCTTTTTTTTCATCGCGCTGATGTTGGTGCGGGCGGAACGTGTGTTCCGACAAGAGTTTTCACAGTATGTGTTGACGTTGTCGAAACGGGTGAAGGGAGCCACCCAGGAAGCGATCGATCATTTGCCGGTGGGTATTTTGCTGTATGACCGCGAACGTCGCATTGAGTGGCACAATCCGTTTGTACGACACATGATCCAAAAAGAGGAATTGATCGGGACATCATTGGACGAGTTGTTACCTGTCCTCAAGTCAGCTGAAAAAAAAGAAGAGGAGCCTTTCACCGTCGAGATCGGCGACCGGACGTTCGAGGTGATCCACCGTCGGAAAGAGAGACTCTATTATTTCCGCGACGTGACAGAGTTGGCACGACTGCAGGAACGATACGAACAGGAACGGGTCGTCATCGGGTTGATGCATCTCGACAACTTCGATGAAGCGGGTCAAGGTATGAACGATCAGGAGCGGACCCTGCTGCTGACGGAAGTGACAGGTGCGATTTCCCGATGGGCGCTCAAGCACGACATCAGTTTACGCCGTTATGATACCGACCGGTTTTTGCTCATCTTGGAACAGCGCGGATTAAATCAACTGATGAAAAGCCGGTTTGACATTCTGGATGAAGTGCGGGAGAAGACGCGACAAAACAAGATCCCCATCACGCTCAGCATCGGGCTGGCCGTCACGGGCGACACGATGATCGAACGGACGCAAAACGCCCAAGCCGCGCTGGATATCGCTCTGGCGCGCGGAGGCGACCAAGCGGCCGTGCACAATGGTGAACGCATCGTCTTTTTCGGCGGCAAGACCAATGCCGTGGAAAAACGGACCCGAGTCCGTGCGCGGGTGATTTCGCATGCGCTTGGCAATTTGATCCGCGACAGTGAACGGGTGTTGATCATGGGACATACCGAGCCGGACATGGACGCCTTGGGGGCAGCGATCGGCGTCTTGCGCGCAGTCCGGCAAAATGACCGAACCGGTTACATCGTATTGGATGAGGACGACCACAACCCGGGGATCGAGCGGTTGTTGGAAGCGATTGAGAAACACGATTATCTGCGTGAACGGATCGTCACACCCGAGCGAGCGTTGCAAATGGTGAACGATACCACGCTCGTCATATTGGTGGATACCCACAAGCCCTCACTCGCAATCGAACCGCGACTGTTGGACAGAGCGGAGCGAGTGGTAGTGATTGACCACCACCGGCGCGGGGAAGAGTTCGTGCGAGATCCGGTATTGGTTTACTTGGAGCCCTACGCGTCTTCCACTTGCGAGTTGGTGACCGAGCTCCTGCAGTACCAGAAAGACCGGACCGTCATGGACACGCTAGAAGCGACAGCGCTGTTTGCCGGTATCGTCGTCGACACCAAAAGTTTCGCATTCCGGTCTGGCTCACGTACGTTTGAGGCCGCTTCATTCCTCCGGCAGCATGGAGCGGACCTGGCAATGGTGCAGACATTGCTCAAGGAAGACTTGGATCGCTTTGTCAAACGGGCGGAGATTGTCAAAAATACGGAAGTGGTATACGATAAAATTGCGATTGCAACGGGTGAGGAAGGCGAACGTTACGACCAGATTCTAATCGCCCAGTCGGCTGACACCTTGCTCAACATGCACGGGATTCGTGCCGCATTCGTCGTATGCGAACGGGATGATGGTAAAGTGGCCATCAGCGCCCGATCGCAGGGAGATATTAATGTACAGGTCGTCATGGAAGAGATGGGTGGCGGCGGTCACTTGACCAATGCCGCCGTTCAACTGGAAAACGTGACGATATCGGAAGCGCGCGAGCGTTTGCTCAAGATCTTGGAGAAGGTGCACGAAGAAGGGAGCGACGCTGAATGA
- a CDS encoding DUF2232 domain-containing protein, which translates to MTGPTDRVRDGFWLCAAFILLFASLFTPFSFFTIWLFPLPFFIHTAKRSWNFTVGFASVLGLLLLLLFHPVVLSLALFGMATGIVMGELYRRPRMRAVDVVLGGWVVSVLLLLLTLVIAEQSFHIIEAFQSEWKKQLMETERLMKGYDINYVMPELPLSLFLPVTLGTVTFGVVSVSFLIGRRWLVKRGLPGKSLPSFDRWRFPRSFFVVYLGLILLTLLSKYGIGELAPALPVFTLLILIQGFSFLAFIFRRRGWSRWWVVAFAVLSFPFPLLLMGIHLIGMMDMGFDLRGKIKANDE; encoded by the coding sequence TTGACGGGACCAACTGATCGGGTACGGGACGGGTTTTGGTTATGCGCGGCATTCATCCTGCTGTTCGCCTCGCTCTTTACCCCGTTCTCTTTTTTCACCATCTGGCTTTTTCCCCTTCCATTTTTCATTCACACCGCCAAACGCTCGTGGAATTTCACAGTTGGATTTGCGTCAGTGTTGGGATTGCTTCTTTTACTGCTTTTTCATCCGGTTGTGCTTTCGCTGGCGCTGTTCGGTATGGCTACGGGGATCGTAATGGGCGAGCTATACCGACGGCCGCGCATGCGTGCCGTGGACGTCGTGCTGGGCGGCTGGGTCGTGTCCGTGTTGCTCCTGCTATTGACATTGGTAATCGCCGAACAATCATTCCATATCATAGAAGCGTTTCAGTCCGAGTGGAAAAAACAACTGATGGAAACTGAGCGATTGATGAAGGGATACGATATCAACTACGTGATGCCGGAACTGCCACTTTCGCTCTTCCTGCCTGTAACCTTGGGCACTGTGACGTTCGGTGTTGTGTCAGTCAGTTTCCTCATTGGCAGAAGGTGGCTTGTCAAACGGGGATTGCCGGGTAAATCCCTTCCGTCTTTTGATCGGTGGCGGTTTCCCCGGTCTTTCTTTGTAGTCTATCTGGGACTGATCCTGCTCACCCTGTTGAGCAAGTACGGCATCGGTGAACTGGCTCCGGCATTACCTGTCTTTACGCTGCTCATCCTGATCCAGGGCTTTAGCTTCTTGGCGTTTATCTTTCGTCGTCGCGGATGGAGTCGATGGTGGGTTGTTGCCTTCGCTGTCCTTTCCTTTCCGTTCCCGCTTTTGTTGATGGGTATTCACCTGATCGGCATGATGGATATGGGATTTGATTTACGCGGAAAAATAAAGGCCAACGATGAGTGA
- a CDS encoding MazG-like family protein, which yields MEKQEKARGMLKSLLKVPKGVFAMSRPEQHVQIAKSVKVIDWLKTEMLDQQANLFKGLHHANQHIILDSLASLVMATYVMARRLGYSYREIDQVVIHKLREHIREGHQLEEWYGDLSALDDYINKR from the coding sequence ATGGAAAAGCAGGAAAAGGCGCGTGGCATGTTGAAATCACTCCTCAAAGTTCCCAAAGGAGTGTTTGCCATGAGCCGGCCGGAGCAACATGTACAGATTGCCAAAAGTGTGAAAGTGATCGATTGGTTGAAGACGGAGATGCTGGATCAGCAGGCCAATCTGTTCAAAGGGTTGCATCATGCCAATCAGCACATCATCCTTGACAGTCTGGCCAGTCTGGTTATGGCGACATATGTCATGGCGCGCCGTTTGGGCTACTCATACAGGGAAATCGATCAGGTTGTCATACATAAATTGCGCGAGCACATTCGTGAAGGACATCAATTGGAAGAATGGTACGGGGATCTTTCCGCACTGGACGACTATATCAACAAGAGGTGA
- the rpsR gene encoding 30S ribosomal protein S18, translated as MARRRGHKRRKVCYFTVNKIDYIDYKDVDLLKKFISERGKILPRRVTGTSSKYQRQLTRAIKRARQMALLPYTTD; from the coding sequence ATGGCTCGCCGTCGTGGACACAAACGCCGCAAAGTATGTTACTTTACGGTGAACAAGATCGATTACATCGATTATAAAGACGTGGACCTGCTGAAGAAGTTCATCAGCGAGCGCGGGAAAATCCTGCCGCGTCGGGTAACTGGAACTTCTTCCAAATACCAACGGCAATTGACCCGTGCGATCAAACGAGCCCGCCAAATGGCGTTGTTGCCGTACACGACCGACTAA
- the ssb gene encoding single-stranded DNA-binding protein, translating into MLNRVVLIGRLTRDPELRYTPSGVAVASFTIAVDRRFTNQQGERETDFIPIVTWRQLAENCANYLKKGRLVGVDGRLQVRSYENNEGRRVWVTEVVADDVRFLEPAGGASRNPGMEGDSQRFSPKSNNDFDDPFADDGKPIDISDDDLPF; encoded by the coding sequence ATGCTGAATCGGGTGGTTCTGATCGGTCGGTTGACCCGGGATCCCGAACTCCGTTACACGCCGAGCGGTGTCGCTGTGGCTTCCTTCACCATCGCTGTGGACCGTCGGTTCACCAATCAGCAAGGGGAACGGGAGACTGACTTCATCCCGATTGTCACATGGCGCCAGTTGGCGGAGAACTGCGCCAACTACCTGAAAAAAGGCCGCCTGGTCGGGGTGGACGGTCGTTTGCAAGTCCGCAGTTACGAGAATAATGAAGGACGCAGGGTTTGGGTGACGGAAGTGGTAGCTGACGATGTCCGTTTCCTCGAACCGGCAGGAGGTGCGTCCCGGAATCCCGGCATGGAGGGGGATTCCCAGCGCTTCTCGCCGAAGAGCAACAACGATTTCGACGACCCGTTTGCGGATGATGGAAAGCCGATCGATATCTCTGACGACGATCTGCCCTTCTGA
- the rpsF gene encoding 30S ribosomal protein S6, with the protein MRKYELMYIVRPDLDDENLRATREKVHSVITNNGGEIIEVNEMGKRRLAYEIKKFRDGVYTVVTFNATPEVVNELDRTIKINDNVIRHMIINLEEK; encoded by the coding sequence ATGCGGAAATACGAGCTGATGTACATCGTGCGTCCGGATCTGGACGATGAGAACCTTCGCGCAACGCGGGAAAAGGTGCATTCGGTGATCACCAACAACGGCGGTGAAATCATCGAAGTGAACGAAATGGGCAAACGTCGTCTTGCCTATGAGATCAAGAAGTTCCGTGACGGCGTGTACACCGTGGTGACGTTCAACGCCACCCCGGAAGTCGTCAATGAACTGGATCGCACCATCAAGATCAACGACAATGTGATCCGCCACATGATCATCAACCTGGAAGAGAAATAA